In the genome of Macrobrachium nipponense isolate FS-2020 chromosome 34, ASM1510439v2, whole genome shotgun sequence, one region contains:
- the LOC135207970 gene encoding UDP-glucuronosyltransferase 1A7-like isoform X1: MMRTLWHSLLVLGVAFSLFADAPGHLAQHMIAAKDEGGEENIEEEPTVSNFEETRHVPEGPPIPVRSQEEEENVRKPIEQDPPPSLPQKEDEGEPASEESEEHPDLEPEQSDDGDAGILLVCLGGGEDEVVMAQMATLLKRQGHKVTAILYGSGPREEPFPKGMKIYEIPLDEEDPLYPNGAGVGVTPGEEAGVEWISGRVISSRVLACQHLSKSRWVDDVVRRSRLLVTPLFLHDLCALTLAHRMSVPVVGVLTSRVGAWWAWEQLGILPLLSTTSVPPTTMEDSSIWSRTMNIARHYGYLSAIRHQWQVPTITGLDPSWSPPPLQTLYSSLARILVAWDPLVHSYTPPTPLLVPIGGFSFETGHMTKDVLVPALLNRAGVITVCPGGREAWLGPQALAELHAALQPTSYTVLWRSTFPYLKPNVTVAVSSNANFVFKEELPLNDVLSHPRHRLMISTCGESELMASVSFATPILCLPVTTDQTLAARQLESLGVAEVIPAAEITEAKVRESLTKMVSDRGYRERARKLGEEFHDQPVSAADRLLFSLERVLRKPYSRRYETRSSSLYLLQQSNADVYLFLLVLLTILMAVLIAAGIVLFPIIMKKQKSKAE; this comes from the exons ATGATGAGGACTCTTTGGCATTCACTGCTTGTTCTTGGCGTTGCGTTCTCTCTCTTTGCAGATGCCCCTGGGCATCTGGCGCAG CACATGATAGCTGCGAAAGacgaaggaggagaagaaaataTTGAAGAGGAACCGACTGTCTCGAACTTTGAGGAAACTCGACACGTTCCCGAAGGACCTCCAATTCCCGTCAGATcccaagaagaggaggagaatgtGAGGAAACCTATTGAGCAAGACCCTCCACCGAGTCTCCCTCAGAAGGAGGACGAAGGGGAACCAGCATCCGAGGAGAGTGAGGAACACCCCGACCTAGAGCCGGAACAGTCTGACGATGGAGATGCCGGGATTTTATTGGTTTGTCTCGGCGGGGGAGAAGACGAAGTGGTCATGGCTCAGATGGCTACTCTTCTGAAGCGTCAGGGGCATAAGGTGACCGCCATACTGTACGGGTCAGGTCCCAGAGAGGAACCGTTTCCAAAGGGAATGAAG ATTTACGAAATCCCACTCGACGAAGAGGACCCCTTGTACCCAAATGGCGCGGGCGTTGGTGTCACGCCCGGAGAAGAGGCGGGCGTTGAATGGATAAGTGGGCGCGTGATTTCCTCTAGGGTCTTGGCTTGTCAACATCTGTCAAAATCCCGTTGGGTAGACGACGTCGTAAGACGGTCTCGCCTCCTGGTCACGCCCCTCTTCCTCCACGACCTCTGCGCACTCACCCTCGCCCACCGGATGAGCGTGCCCGTCGTGGGCGTCCTTACGTCTCGTGTTGGTGCCTGGTGGGCGTGGGAGCAGCTCGGGATTTTACCTCTGCTttccacgacctctgtgccgCCCACTACCATGGAGGATAGTAGTATCTGGAGCAGGACCATGAATATTGCCAGGCATTACGG GTATTTGTCCGCCATTCGCCATCAGTGGCAGGTGCCCACCATCACAGGTCTTGACCCATCCTGGTCACCGCCTCCTCTTCAGACTCTGTACTCCAGTCTCGCGCGAATTCTCGTCGCTTGGGATCCCCTGGTTCACTCTTACACTCCCCCAACGCCCTTGCTAGTTCCCATCGGCGGATTCTCTTTCGAAACAGGACATATGACAAAG GACGTTTTGGTTCCAGCACTGTTGAACAGGGCCGGTGTCATAACAGTGTGTCCAGGGGGTCGAGAGGCCTGGCTGGGACCACAGGCCCTTGCAGAATTACATGCAGCCCTGCAGCCAACTTCTTACACTGTTCTGTGGCGGTCCACTTTCCCTTACCTCAAGCCTAATGTCACTGTGGCCGTTAGTTCAAATGCCAACTTCGTTTTCAAGGAGGAATTACCCCTAAATGATGTACTTA GTCATCCAAGACATCGCCTCATGATCTCTACGTGTGGGGAGAGTGAGTTAATGGCTTCGGTATCTTTTGCAACCCCAATTTTGTGTCTTCCAGTCACTACCGACCAGACCTTGGCCGCCAGGCAGCTTGAATCGCTTG GAGTTGCCGAGGTCATTCCAGCTGCCGAGATCACAGAGGCCAAAGTGAGGGAGAGTCTTACGAAAATGGTCTCGGACAGAGG GTACCGCGAGAGAGCTCGTAAACTAGGAGAAGAATTCCATGACCAACCTGTGTCGGCAGCTGATCGTCTTTTGTTTTCTCTGGAGCGAGTCTTGAGAAAGCCTTATTCGCGCAG GTATGAGACCAGAAGCAGCAGTCTGTATCTCCTTCAGCAGAGCAACGCAGACGTGTACCTGTTCTTGCTCGTTCTGCTGACCATCCTCATGGCTGTGTTAATTGCTGCTGGAATCGTCCTCTTTCCAATCATCATGAAGAAGCAGAAATCGAAAGCGGAGTAA
- the LOC135207970 gene encoding UDP-glucuronosyltransferase 1A7-like isoform X2, which produces MIAAKDEGGEENIEEEPTVSNFEETRHVPEGPPIPVRSQEEEENVRKPIEQDPPPSLPQKEDEGEPASEESEEHPDLEPEQSDDGDAGILLVCLGGGEDEVVMAQMATLLKRQGHKVTAILYGSGPREEPFPKGMKIYEIPLDEEDPLYPNGAGVGVTPGEEAGVEWISGRVISSRVLACQHLSKSRWVDDVVRRSRLLVTPLFLHDLCALTLAHRMSVPVVGVLTSRVGAWWAWEQLGILPLLSTTSVPPTTMEDSSIWSRTMNIARHYGYLSAIRHQWQVPTITGLDPSWSPPPLQTLYSSLARILVAWDPLVHSYTPPTPLLVPIGGFSFETGHMTKDVLVPALLNRAGVITVCPGGREAWLGPQALAELHAALQPTSYTVLWRSTFPYLKPNVTVAVSSNANFVFKEELPLNDVLSHPRHRLMISTCGESELMASVSFATPILCLPVTTDQTLAARQLESLGVAEVIPAAEITEAKVRESLTKMVSDRGYRERARKLGEEFHDQPVSAADRLLFSLERVLRKPYSRRYETRSSSLYLLQQSNADVYLFLLVLLTILMAVLIAAGIVLFPIIMKKQKSKAE; this is translated from the exons ATGATAGCTGCGAAAGacgaaggaggagaagaaaataTTGAAGAGGAACCGACTGTCTCGAACTTTGAGGAAACTCGACACGTTCCCGAAGGACCTCCAATTCCCGTCAGATcccaagaagaggaggagaatgtGAGGAAACCTATTGAGCAAGACCCTCCACCGAGTCTCCCTCAGAAGGAGGACGAAGGGGAACCAGCATCCGAGGAGAGTGAGGAACACCCCGACCTAGAGCCGGAACAGTCTGACGATGGAGATGCCGGGATTTTATTGGTTTGTCTCGGCGGGGGAGAAGACGAAGTGGTCATGGCTCAGATGGCTACTCTTCTGAAGCGTCAGGGGCATAAGGTGACCGCCATACTGTACGGGTCAGGTCCCAGAGAGGAACCGTTTCCAAAGGGAATGAAG ATTTACGAAATCCCACTCGACGAAGAGGACCCCTTGTACCCAAATGGCGCGGGCGTTGGTGTCACGCCCGGAGAAGAGGCGGGCGTTGAATGGATAAGTGGGCGCGTGATTTCCTCTAGGGTCTTGGCTTGTCAACATCTGTCAAAATCCCGTTGGGTAGACGACGTCGTAAGACGGTCTCGCCTCCTGGTCACGCCCCTCTTCCTCCACGACCTCTGCGCACTCACCCTCGCCCACCGGATGAGCGTGCCCGTCGTGGGCGTCCTTACGTCTCGTGTTGGTGCCTGGTGGGCGTGGGAGCAGCTCGGGATTTTACCTCTGCTttccacgacctctgtgccgCCCACTACCATGGAGGATAGTAGTATCTGGAGCAGGACCATGAATATTGCCAGGCATTACGG GTATTTGTCCGCCATTCGCCATCAGTGGCAGGTGCCCACCATCACAGGTCTTGACCCATCCTGGTCACCGCCTCCTCTTCAGACTCTGTACTCCAGTCTCGCGCGAATTCTCGTCGCTTGGGATCCCCTGGTTCACTCTTACACTCCCCCAACGCCCTTGCTAGTTCCCATCGGCGGATTCTCTTTCGAAACAGGACATATGACAAAG GACGTTTTGGTTCCAGCACTGTTGAACAGGGCCGGTGTCATAACAGTGTGTCCAGGGGGTCGAGAGGCCTGGCTGGGACCACAGGCCCTTGCAGAATTACATGCAGCCCTGCAGCCAACTTCTTACACTGTTCTGTGGCGGTCCACTTTCCCTTACCTCAAGCCTAATGTCACTGTGGCCGTTAGTTCAAATGCCAACTTCGTTTTCAAGGAGGAATTACCCCTAAATGATGTACTTA GTCATCCAAGACATCGCCTCATGATCTCTACGTGTGGGGAGAGTGAGTTAATGGCTTCGGTATCTTTTGCAACCCCAATTTTGTGTCTTCCAGTCACTACCGACCAGACCTTGGCCGCCAGGCAGCTTGAATCGCTTG GAGTTGCCGAGGTCATTCCAGCTGCCGAGATCACAGAGGCCAAAGTGAGGGAGAGTCTTACGAAAATGGTCTCGGACAGAGG GTACCGCGAGAGAGCTCGTAAACTAGGAGAAGAATTCCATGACCAACCTGTGTCGGCAGCTGATCGTCTTTTGTTTTCTCTGGAGCGAGTCTTGAGAAAGCCTTATTCGCGCAG GTATGAGACCAGAAGCAGCAGTCTGTATCTCCTTCAGCAGAGCAACGCAGACGTGTACCTGTTCTTGCTCGTTCTGCTGACCATCCTCATGGCTGTGTTAATTGCTGCTGGAATCGTCCTCTTTCCAATCATCATGAAGAAGCAGAAATCGAAAGCGGAGTAA